A single genomic interval of Helianthus annuus cultivar XRQ/B chromosome 13, HanXRQr2.0-SUNRISE, whole genome shotgun sequence harbors:
- the LOC110900994 gene encoding uncharacterized protein LOC110900994: MAPYEMLYGRRCRTPVCWGEVGQRELAPNDVVAITNEKIDIVRARLKAAQDRQKSYADKRRRPIEFQVGDRVFLKVSPWKGIIRFRKRGKLGPRYIGPFEILARVGKVAYRLELPSSLEGIHSTFHVSQLRKCLTDETAHVPLEDIEIDEKTNYIERPVAIRDSKIKTLRNKEIKQVLVQWQHRKGSDLTWEPENEMRKFYPSLFGT; encoded by the coding sequence atggcaccatatGAAATGTTGTATGGGAGAAGGTGTAGAACCCCTgtttgttggggagaagtgggacAAAGAGAACTCGCACCAAATGATGTAGTGGCGATAACTAATGAAAAGATCGACATCGTACGGGCTCGATTAAAAGCGGCGCAAGACCGACAAAAGTCCTATGCGGATAAAAGAAGACGCCCTATTGAGTTCCAAGTGGGGGACCGAGTGTTCCTGAAGGTGTCCCCGTGGAAAGGCATAATTCGATTCCGTAAGCGAGGAAAGTTGGGTCCCCGATAtatcggaccgttcgagattTTAGCTCGAGTTGGAAAGGTAGCCTACCGTTTAGAACTACCCTCATCGTTAGAAGGAATCCACAGCACTTTTCACGTGTCACAATTGCGGAAGTGTTTAACGGATGAAACGGCTCATGTACCCCTTGAAGACATTGAAATAGACGAGAAGACGAATTACATAGAAAGGCCGGTAGCCATAAGGGATTCCAAGATAAAGACTCTTCGCAACAAAGAAATCAAGCAAGTATTGGTCCAATGGCAACACAGAAAGGGGTCGGATCTCACTTGGGAACCGGAGAATGAAATGAGGAAGTTCTACCCGTCTTTGTTCGGTACGTGa